One Arthrobacter sp. FW306-07-I genomic window carries:
- a CDS encoding putative quinol monooxygenase, translating to MIFIVVKFKVKPEWAERWPDLVADFTKETRQEPGNLWFDWSRSLDDPNEYVLVEAFKDDAAGDHVNSDHFKKAMADMPQALAETPRIISRQLDGEGWDLMGELTI from the coding sequence GTGATCTTTATCGTCGTAAAATTCAAGGTCAAGCCCGAGTGGGCGGAGCGCTGGCCCGATCTCGTAGCTGATTTCACCAAGGAAACGCGGCAGGAGCCCGGCAACCTCTGGTTCGACTGGTCCCGAAGCCTGGACGATCCCAATGAATACGTCCTCGTGGAAGCCTTCAAAGACGACGCCGCCGGTGACCACGTGAACAGCGACCACTTCAAGAAGGCCATGGCTGACATGCCCCAGGCCCTCGCCGAGACGCCCAGGATCATCAGCCGCCAGCTCGACGGCGAAGGCTGGGACCTGATGGGCGAACTCACCATCTAA
- a CDS encoding MmcQ/YjbR family DNA-binding protein encodes MDPTALREICLSFPGAFEDYPFGPETAVFKVRAHIAGGARHEAKLFALSSMDQADFYVNLKCEPALAVQLRAVHPAITGAWHMNKTHWNGVRLDGSLPDGMVRDMVEDSYDLVVAGLSRKQQEQLGWARLGRAGGNE; translated from the coding sequence ATGGACCCAACTGCCCTGCGGGAAATCTGCCTGAGCTTTCCAGGCGCCTTTGAGGATTATCCGTTTGGTCCGGAGACCGCGGTGTTCAAGGTGCGTGCGCACATCGCCGGCGGGGCCCGCCACGAGGCCAAATTGTTTGCCCTGTCATCCATGGACCAGGCCGACTTCTATGTGAACCTGAAGTGCGAACCGGCCCTGGCCGTCCAGCTGCGCGCAGTGCACCCCGCGATCACCGGCGCGTGGCACATGAACAAGACCCACTGGAACGGCGTCCGCCTTGACGGCTCGCTGCCGGACGGCATGGTCCGGGACATGGTGGAGGACTCGTATGACCTGGTGGTGGCAGGCTTGAGCCGGAAGCAACAGGAGCAACTGGGGTGGGCACGCCTCGGGAGGGCAGGCGGCAATGAGTGA
- the purL gene encoding phosphoribosylformylglycinamidine synthase subunit PurL, with the protein MTTETTKKFNIDTVENAAKTPDTELPWAELGLKQNEFDEIVKVLGRRPTGAELAMYSVMWSEHCSYKSSKNHLRQFGQKVTEEMKKDMLVGIGENAGVTNLGDGWAVTFKIESHNSPSFVEPYQGAATGIGGIVRDIISMGARPVAVMDPLRFGAIDHPDTARVMHGAVAGIGGYGNSLGLPNIGGEMVFDSVYQGNPLVNALAVGVMRHEDIRLANASGKGNKVVLFGARTGGDGIGGASVLASESFDDTKPSKRPAVQVGDPFAEKVLIECCLELFKGSLVEGIQDLGAAGISCATSELASNGDGGMQVELTSVLLRDPTLTPGEILMSESQERMMAVVTPENVEAFEAVMDKWAVEYSWLGEVTDTGRLIITWEGDVIVDVDPRTVAHDGPVYDRPYARPEWQDAVQADTFTGSVQDAGRPAAPAELAKAVTELVASPNMCSKSWITNQYDRYVGGNTSMAFPDDAGVVRVDEETGLGVALATDANGRYTYLDPYHGAQLALAEAYRNVATAGAIPMAVSDCLNFGSPEDPDVMWQLAEAIRGLSDACMVLGIPVTGGNVSLYNQTGTTPIHPSPVVAVLGKLDDVARRTPSGWREDGQAIYLLGTTGAELDGSEWANMRGHLGGQPPKVDLEAERALGEILINASRDGMIDAAHDLSEGGLAAALVESSLRYGVGARIALQDIMDRDGVDLFTALFSESQGRAVVGVPRSEEVRFTDMCTARGFAHARIGVVDAASGKLEINGVEGLSLDALREAHEGTLPKYFG; encoded by the coding sequence GTGACCACCGAAACCACCAAGAAGTTCAATATCGACACCGTCGAGAACGCTGCCAAGACCCCGGACACCGAGCTGCCCTGGGCCGAGCTGGGCCTGAAGCAGAACGAGTTCGACGAAATCGTCAAGGTCCTGGGCCGCCGCCCCACCGGCGCCGAGCTGGCCATGTACTCCGTCATGTGGAGCGAGCACTGCTCGTACAAGTCCTCCAAGAACCACCTGCGCCAGTTCGGCCAGAAGGTCACCGAGGAAATGAAGAAAGACATGCTGGTGGGCATCGGCGAAAACGCCGGCGTGACCAACCTGGGGGACGGCTGGGCCGTGACCTTCAAGATCGAATCGCACAACTCGCCGTCGTTCGTTGAGCCCTACCAGGGTGCCGCGACCGGCATCGGCGGAATCGTCCGCGACATCATCTCCATGGGTGCCCGCCCCGTGGCCGTCATGGATCCGCTGCGCTTCGGCGCCATCGACCACCCGGATACCGCCCGCGTCATGCATGGAGCCGTGGCCGGAATCGGCGGCTACGGCAACTCCCTGGGCCTGCCCAACATCGGCGGCGAGATGGTGTTCGACTCCGTCTACCAGGGCAACCCGCTGGTCAACGCCCTGGCCGTGGGCGTCATGCGCCATGAGGACATCCGCCTGGCCAACGCGTCAGGCAAGGGCAACAAGGTGGTCCTGTTCGGTGCCCGCACGGGTGGCGACGGGATTGGCGGCGCGTCCGTTCTGGCCTCCGAGTCCTTCGACGACACCAAGCCGTCCAAGCGTCCCGCCGTCCAGGTGGGCGACCCGTTCGCCGAGAAGGTCCTCATTGAGTGCTGCCTGGAGCTCTTCAAGGGCTCCTTGGTGGAGGGTATCCAGGACCTGGGCGCGGCAGGCATCTCCTGCGCCACGTCAGAACTCGCATCCAATGGCGACGGCGGCATGCAGGTGGAACTGACCTCCGTCCTGCTGCGCGACCCCACGCTGACCCCGGGCGAGATCCTGATGTCCGAGTCGCAGGAACGCATGATGGCCGTGGTTACCCCGGAGAACGTGGAAGCGTTCGAGGCCGTCATGGACAAGTGGGCCGTGGAGTACTCCTGGCTGGGCGAGGTGACGGACACCGGCCGCCTCATCATCACCTGGGAAGGCGACGTGATTGTCGACGTCGATCCCCGCACCGTGGCGCACGACGGCCCGGTCTACGACCGCCCCTACGCCCGCCCCGAGTGGCAGGACGCCGTCCAGGCCGACACCTTCACCGGTTCAGTGCAGGACGCCGGCCGCCCGGCGGCTCCGGCTGAACTCGCCAAGGCCGTCACGGAGCTCGTGGCATCGCCGAACATGTGCTCCAAGTCCTGGATCACCAACCAGTACGACCGGTACGTGGGCGGCAACACCTCCATGGCATTCCCGGATGACGCCGGCGTGGTCCGCGTCGATGAGGAAACCGGGTTGGGCGTAGCCCTGGCCACCGACGCCAACGGCCGCTACACCTACCTGGATCCGTACCACGGCGCGCAGCTGGCGCTGGCCGAGGCGTACCGGAACGTTGCCACCGCGGGCGCCATCCCCATGGCCGTCAGCGACTGCCTGAACTTCGGCTCCCCTGAGGACCCGGACGTCATGTGGCAGCTGGCCGAAGCCATCCGCGGCCTGTCCGACGCCTGCATGGTGCTGGGCATCCCGGTCACCGGCGGCAACGTCTCGCTGTACAACCAGACAGGCACCACGCCCATCCACCCCTCCCCCGTGGTGGCAGTCCTGGGCAAGCTCGACGACGTCGCGCGCCGCACGCCGTCAGGCTGGCGCGAGGACGGCCAGGCCATCTACCTGCTGGGCACCACGGGTGCCGAGCTGGATGGTTCCGAATGGGCCAACATGCGCGGCCACCTGGGCGGCCAGCCGCCGAAGGTCGACCTCGAGGCCGAGCGCGCACTGGGTGAGATCCTGATCAATGCATCCCGCGACGGCATGATCGACGCCGCGCACGACCTGTCCGAAGGCGGCCTCGCGGCCGCCCTCGTGGAGTCCTCGCTGCGCTACGGCGTCGGTGCCCGGATCGCCCTGCAGGACATCATGGACCGGGACGGCGTGGACCTGTTCACGGCGCTCTTCTCCGAGTCCCAGGGCCGTGCCGTTGTAGGGGTTCCCCGCTCCGAGGAAGTCCGCTTCACGGACATGTGCACCGCCCGCGGCTTCGCCCACGCCCGCATCGGCGTGGTGGACGCCGCCAGCGGCAAACTGGAGATCAACGGTGTGGAGGGCCTGTCCCTGGACGCCCTCCGCGAAGCCCACGAAGGGACCCTGCCGAAGTACTTCGGCTGA
- a CDS encoding DUF1990 family protein: MSEEGRVPGELGYPGMGGTEQGRAPEGYDRVLEEARLGSGLDVYRRVADGILGWELQRRAGLRVRADSPRAVAGARVVSGFGVGSFRLPAPCQVVWVHEPAPDGVPQSAGFGYGTLPGHPARGEESFEVEINNQGEVWLRIRAFSKPSNWFYAAGGPVTRATQRYVTSRYIEGARSLAAEGKSQ; encoded by the coding sequence ATGAGTGAAGAGGGACGGGTGCCGGGCGAGCTCGGGTACCCGGGGATGGGTGGCACCGAGCAGGGCAGGGCGCCCGAAGGTTATGACCGCGTCCTTGAGGAAGCACGGCTGGGCAGCGGGCTGGACGTTTACCGGCGCGTGGCGGACGGCATCCTGGGCTGGGAACTGCAGCGGCGGGCAGGACTTCGGGTCCGCGCAGATTCGCCGCGGGCCGTGGCCGGGGCCCGCGTGGTGAGCGGATTCGGCGTCGGATCCTTCCGTCTGCCCGCACCCTGCCAGGTGGTGTGGGTCCACGAGCCGGCCCCTGACGGTGTTCCCCAGTCCGCCGGCTTCGGATACGGGACGCTGCCAGGACACCCGGCCCGCGGGGAGGAATCGTTTGAGGTGGAGATCAACAACCAAGGCGAGGTGTGGTTGAGGATCCGGGCCTTCAGCAAGCCCTCCAACTGGTTCTATGCCGCCGGCGGCCCGGTCACCCGGGCGACGCAGCGCTACGTTACTTCCCGGTACATTGAAGGAGCACGCAGTCTCGCCGCGGAAGGAAAATCCCAGTGA
- a CDS encoding isopenicillin N synthase family dioxygenase, with the protein MARDQGAIPVLDLSSARQPYGAFRPEFIEQLRHATHDVGFFQITGYGGRPGQAEELLDLIRRFFDLPLEERMKLDNRLSPHFRGYTRMGTEVTQGRADAREQIDYSPEREPVRDYPDDQPYWLLQGPNLWPDETLPELKTAAMEWADLMSGVGMELLRAIAVSLQLPEDYFDEPFRDSPAWMGKLVHYVGGVVEAAGDQGVGSHADYGFVTLLLQDEVGGLEVLPPGTTEWLPVEPLAGALVVNLGEMLEVATEGYLAATIHRVQAPPPGVDRYSVPFFWSPGLDAVIDPVPLAPELKAAARGITDDPANPLLASFGMNMLKGRMRAHPDVTEQHYPELLRRQG; encoded by the coding sequence ATGGCACGTGACCAGGGAGCAATACCTGTTCTGGATTTGAGTTCCGCACGGCAGCCTTACGGGGCTTTCCGCCCTGAGTTTATTGAGCAGTTGCGGCATGCCACCCACGATGTTGGGTTCTTCCAAATCACCGGATACGGCGGCCGGCCCGGCCAAGCCGAAGAACTCCTGGACCTGATCCGGCGCTTCTTCGACCTGCCGCTTGAGGAACGGATGAAGCTGGACAACCGCCTCTCCCCGCACTTCCGCGGTTACACCCGCATGGGCACGGAGGTGACCCAGGGCCGGGCAGACGCCCGTGAGCAAATTGACTATTCACCGGAGCGGGAGCCGGTCAGGGATTATCCGGACGACCAGCCCTACTGGCTGCTGCAGGGACCCAACCTGTGGCCGGATGAAACCCTGCCAGAGCTGAAGACTGCCGCCATGGAGTGGGCGGACCTGATGTCCGGGGTGGGGATGGAGCTGCTGCGGGCCATTGCTGTTTCCCTGCAGCTGCCCGAGGACTACTTCGACGAGCCCTTCCGGGATTCACCGGCATGGATGGGCAAGCTGGTGCACTACGTGGGCGGTGTGGTGGAGGCCGCCGGAGACCAAGGCGTGGGCTCGCATGCGGACTACGGCTTCGTGACCCTCCTGCTGCAGGATGAGGTGGGCGGCCTTGAAGTGCTGCCGCCCGGAACCACCGAGTGGCTGCCGGTGGAACCCCTCGCCGGAGCCCTGGTGGTGAACCTTGGCGAGATGCTCGAAGTCGCCACCGAGGGGTACCTGGCAGCGACCATCCACCGCGTGCAGGCGCCCCCGCCGGGCGTTGACCGCTACTCGGTGCCGTTCTTCTGGTCGCCGGGACTGGACGCGGTGATCGACCCCGTGCCGCTGGCCCCGGAATTGAAAGCAGCCGCCCGGGGGATCACCGACGATCCCGCCAACCCGCTTCTGGCGTCCTTCGGCATGAACATGCTCAAGGGCAGGATGCGGGCGCACCCGGACGTCACCGAGCAGCACTATCCGGAGTTGCTGCGGCGCCAGGGTTGA
- a CDS encoding ABC transporter permease, with the protein MSYPGEPYTTGASVADGRAAAATATSADAAQPGAATAPAPAPGWSPAGVLSRNWARLPLGLIIPAALLAAWQLASTSGMFTVVQLPPPAMVLSAAGELVDRGELWTHIAISTQRVLIGFLVGAALGLVLGATVGLSKIADALLAPIIGALRAVPSLAWVPLLILWMKIGEDSKVTLIIIGAFFPVFTTVSLALRHVDRNLVEAARAFGLKGIRLLTTVQLPAVVPAVFSGLRLALAQAWLFLVAAELIASSMGLGFLLIDSQNNGRTDRLLLAIVMLAVIGKITDALLGLAEKWAVKRWA; encoded by the coding sequence ATGAGCTACCCAGGAGAGCCATACACCACCGGCGCAAGTGTTGCGGATGGACGTGCTGCAGCCGCCACCGCAACCTCGGCAGACGCCGCCCAGCCGGGCGCCGCCACGGCACCCGCTCCGGCACCGGGATGGTCTCCCGCCGGAGTCCTTTCCAGGAACTGGGCGCGTCTGCCCCTTGGCCTGATCATTCCGGCGGCCCTGCTGGCAGCGTGGCAACTTGCCTCCACCAGCGGGATGTTCACCGTGGTCCAGCTCCCCCCGCCGGCCATGGTGCTGTCCGCTGCGGGCGAGCTCGTGGACCGCGGTGAGCTGTGGACCCACATCGCTATCTCCACCCAACGGGTCCTGATCGGATTCCTGGTGGGCGCAGCCCTGGGCCTGGTCCTCGGCGCAACCGTGGGACTTTCCAAAATCGCCGACGCCCTGCTGGCACCCATCATCGGCGCACTCCGGGCAGTACCCTCGCTGGCCTGGGTGCCGCTGCTGATCCTGTGGATGAAGATCGGCGAGGACTCCAAGGTCACGCTCATCATCATCGGCGCCTTCTTCCCGGTGTTCACCACCGTCTCCCTGGCGCTGCGCCACGTGGACCGCAACCTGGTGGAGGCCGCCCGGGCCTTCGGGCTCAAGGGGATCCGGCTGCTGACCACCGTGCAGCTGCCCGCCGTCGTCCCCGCCGTGTTCTCCGGCCTGCGCCTGGCCCTTGCCCAGGCATGGCTGTTCCTGGTGGCGGCTGAGCTGATCGCGTCCTCCATGGGACTGGGCTTCCTCTTGATCGACTCGCAGAACAACGGCCGCACAGACCGTCTGCTCCTGGCCATCGTGATGCTGGCCGTGATTGGAAAGATTACCGACGCCCTGCTGGGCCTGGCCGAAAAATGGGCGGTGAAACGATGGGCGTGA
- the acs gene encoding acetate--CoA ligase translates to MGVSTTETLDQSTGVHPDNVAFWEQQALRLDWDTRWHTAHRWVPADPEAGRGPEITWFEGGKLNVAANCVDRHVAAGRGNKVALHFEGEPGDRRSITYAELQREVSKAANALLALGITKSDRVVIYLPVIPETIIITLAVARIGAIHSLVFGGFSAEALKFRVEDTRAKLLVTTDGQFRRGTAVPVKDNADAAVAGENAIEHVLVVNRTTPAADLATVPMTEGRDLWWHDVVDTAADVHEPEAFDAETPLFIMYTSGTTGKPKGLVHTSGGYLTQASWSFEHLFSNPDPTLRDEDVHWCTADLAWVTAHTYEIYGPLSNGVTQVIFEGTPNTPHPGRHFEIIERYGVTQYYTAPTLVRSLMGWFPDGVPDTYDLSSIRLLGTVGEAVNPEAWRWLRENVGAGTAPVVDTWWQSETGATILSPAPTDTSFKPGCAARPLPGVSTRIVDDGGATVAPGVQGYIVVDSPGPAIARTVWGNARRYFDSYWSKYADQGWFLAGDGAKYDSDGDIWILGRVDDTLNVSGHLLSTIEIESALVSHPDVVEAGVCPVADPKTGHAVVAFVVPTRPLPSQARAGNPAGVGPSSAAAFAEDLRNHVAKEIGPIAKPRDVVVVPDVPKTRSGKIMRRLLTQLFEGTPLGDTTSLQNEPAIAGIQEVLQQRALPKEES, encoded by the coding sequence ATGGGCGTGAGCACCACCGAAACGTTGGACCAGAGCACTGGGGTGCACCCGGACAACGTTGCTTTCTGGGAGCAGCAGGCGCTGCGCCTGGACTGGGACACCCGCTGGCACACCGCTCACCGCTGGGTCCCGGCAGACCCGGAGGCGGGCCGCGGCCCGGAGATCACGTGGTTCGAGGGCGGCAAGCTCAACGTGGCCGCCAACTGCGTGGACCGCCACGTGGCGGCAGGCCGGGGCAACAAGGTGGCACTCCACTTCGAAGGGGAGCCGGGCGACCGCCGGTCCATCACCTACGCCGAACTCCAGCGCGAGGTGTCCAAGGCAGCCAACGCGCTCCTGGCCCTAGGCATCACCAAGAGCGACCGCGTAGTCATCTACCTCCCCGTCATCCCCGAAACCATCATCATCACCCTGGCCGTGGCCCGCATCGGCGCCATCCACTCCCTGGTCTTCGGCGGCTTCTCCGCGGAGGCACTGAAGTTCCGGGTGGAGGACACCCGCGCCAAGCTGTTGGTGACCACTGACGGCCAGTTCCGGCGCGGCACAGCCGTTCCCGTCAAGGACAACGCCGACGCCGCGGTAGCCGGCGAGAACGCGATCGAACACGTCCTGGTGGTCAACCGCACCACCCCGGCCGCCGACCTGGCAACCGTCCCCATGACCGAGGGCCGCGACCTTTGGTGGCACGACGTCGTCGACACCGCCGCGGACGTCCACGAGCCGGAGGCCTTCGACGCCGAGACGCCGCTGTTCATCATGTACACCTCCGGCACCACCGGCAAACCCAAGGGCCTGGTGCATACCTCCGGCGGTTACCTCACGCAGGCGTCCTGGAGCTTCGAGCACCTGTTCAGCAACCCGGACCCGACCCTCCGGGATGAGGACGTGCACTGGTGCACCGCCGACCTCGCCTGGGTCACCGCCCACACGTATGAGATCTACGGCCCGCTGTCCAACGGCGTCACCCAGGTGATCTTCGAGGGCACGCCCAACACTCCCCATCCGGGCCGGCACTTCGAGATTATCGAGCGCTACGGCGTGACGCAGTACTACACCGCGCCCACGCTGGTCCGTTCCCTGATGGGCTGGTTCCCCGACGGCGTGCCGGACACCTACGACCTCTCCTCCATCCGCCTGCTGGGCACCGTGGGCGAGGCTGTCAATCCCGAGGCCTGGCGTTGGCTGCGGGAGAACGTGGGCGCGGGCACAGCGCCGGTTGTGGACACCTGGTGGCAGTCCGAGACCGGCGCCACCATTCTCTCCCCCGCCCCCACGGACACCAGCTTCAAGCCGGGTTGCGCGGCCCGTCCGCTGCCCGGCGTCAGCACCAGGATCGTGGACGACGGCGGCGCCACCGTTGCGCCGGGCGTCCAGGGGTACATCGTGGTTGACTCCCCCGGGCCCGCCATCGCGCGGACCGTCTGGGGGAACGCGCGCCGCTACTTCGATTCCTACTGGAGCAAGTACGCGGACCAGGGCTGGTTCCTGGCCGGCGACGGCGCCAAGTACGATTCCGACGGCGACATCTGGATCCTGGGCCGGGTGGATGACACCCTCAACGTCTCAGGCCACCTGCTCTCCACTATCGAGATCGAGTCCGCCCTGGTCTCGCACCCGGACGTGGTGGAGGCAGGCGTCTGCCCGGTGGCGGACCCGAAGACCGGCCATGCCGTGGTCGCCTTCGTCGTCCCCACCCGCCCCCTCCCCTCGCAAGCTCGGGCAGGGAACCCTGCGGGCGTGGGCCCATCCAGCGCCGCCGCCTTCGCTGAGGACCTCCGCAACCACGTTGCAAAGGAGATCGGCCCCATCGCCAAGCCGCGTGACGTCGTCGTGGTCCCTGACGTCCCCAAGACGCGCAGCGGCAAGATCATGCGCCGGCTGCTTACCCAGCTGTTCGAAGGAACACCGCTGGGCGACACCACCTCACTCCAGAACGAGCCGGCCATCGCCGGCATCCAGGAAGTCCTGCAGCAGCGGGCCCTACCGAAGGAAGAATCATGA
- a CDS encoding aliphatic sulfonate ABC transporter substrate-binding protein: MPHASPISRRSVLGAAALAVSTVLALTGCVAGEGSSGSAAAAGSSKGGGTLNIDFATYNPLSLVIKKQGWLEASLKDQGVTVNWVQSAGSNKANEALRSGAIDVGSTAGSAALLARANGSEIKTIDIFSQPEWAALVAPAGSDIKSVADLKGKSIAATKGTDPYFFLLQSLEQAGLKPGDVTVQNLQHADGRTALENGSVQAWSGLDPIMAGAEQKGAKLFYRNLDFNTYGFLNATESFLKNKPELAQAVVNAYEKARAWAAQNPDQTAQILADVAGLDLPVAKTVVLERSNLDVNPAPGDAQRKVLEKIGPTFVETGDVKTQKQIDDAVASLLDDSLVKKADPSAIKAS, encoded by the coding sequence ATGCCGCACGCATCGCCCATCTCCCGCCGTTCAGTCCTTGGCGCAGCAGCCCTGGCCGTCTCCACGGTCCTGGCACTCACCGGATGCGTAGCTGGGGAAGGTTCCTCCGGCAGCGCGGCCGCAGCCGGCAGCAGCAAGGGCGGCGGCACCCTGAACATCGACTTCGCCACCTACAACCCGCTGAGCCTGGTCATCAAGAAGCAGGGGTGGCTCGAGGCCAGCCTCAAGGACCAGGGCGTCACCGTGAACTGGGTACAGTCCGCCGGGTCCAACAAAGCGAACGAGGCGCTGCGTTCCGGCGCGATCGACGTCGGTTCCACCGCCGGCTCCGCCGCCCTCCTGGCCCGGGCCAACGGCTCCGAAATCAAGACCATCGACATCTTCTCGCAGCCCGAGTGGGCGGCCCTGGTCGCACCGGCCGGCTCAGACATCAAGTCCGTGGCCGACCTCAAGGGCAAGTCCATCGCCGCCACCAAGGGCACCGACCCCTACTTCTTCCTCCTGCAGTCACTGGAGCAGGCCGGACTGAAGCCCGGCGACGTGACGGTCCAGAACCTGCAGCACGCCGACGGCCGCACCGCCTTGGAGAACGGCTCGGTCCAGGCCTGGTCCGGGCTGGACCCGATCATGGCGGGAGCGGAGCAGAAGGGTGCCAAGCTCTTCTACCGCAACCTGGACTTCAACACCTACGGCTTCCTCAACGCCACCGAATCCTTCCTGAAGAACAAGCCGGAACTGGCACAGGCCGTGGTAAACGCCTACGAAAAGGCCCGCGCCTGGGCCGCACAGAACCCGGACCAGACCGCCCAGATCCTGGCCGACGTGGCCGGTCTGGACCTCCCCGTGGCCAAGACCGTGGTCCTGGAGCGCAGCAACCTGGACGTCAACCCGGCACCGGGTGACGCCCAGCGCAAAGTACTGGAGAAGATCGGCCCCACCTTCGTGGAGACCGGCGACGTCAAGACGCAGAAGCAGATTGACGACGCCGTGGCCTCCCTTCTCGACGACTCGCTGGTGAAGAAGGCTGACCCGTCAGCCATCAAGGCCTCCTGA
- a CDS encoding ABC transporter ATP-binding protein, with product MTAVLSSRPAGTNPAHAPALPVSFRNLRRTFGAGTAAHTVLRDVTFDVAAGEVLAILGPSGCGKSTLLRATAGLDFPSAGSVVIEDTPVHGIDPRCAFAFQEPRLLPWHTLQANVAIGLPTGCSAKEGKAKVARLLELVGLEKFAKHRPREVSGGMAQRASLARALARNPGVLLLDEPFGALDALTRIKMQDLLLDIHRAEPTTVLLVTHDVDEALQLADRIIVLGPDSAGQGATIVRTVQVPGSRPRERASAELALMRSSLLETLGVDGH from the coding sequence ATGACCGCAGTTTTGTCGTCCCGGCCTGCCGGGACGAACCCCGCCCATGCGCCTGCCCTCCCCGTATCGTTCAGGAACCTGCGCCGCACTTTCGGGGCCGGCACCGCAGCCCACACCGTCCTCCGGGACGTGACCTTCGATGTGGCAGCCGGAGAAGTGCTGGCCATCCTGGGACCCTCGGGTTGCGGAAAGTCCACGCTCCTGCGCGCCACGGCAGGCCTGGACTTCCCGAGCGCCGGTTCCGTCGTCATTGAGGACACCCCGGTCCACGGCATCGATCCCCGGTGCGCCTTCGCCTTCCAGGAACCCCGGCTGCTGCCCTGGCACACCCTGCAGGCCAACGTGGCCATCGGCCTGCCCACCGGATGCAGTGCCAAGGAAGGCAAGGCAAAGGTAGCCCGCCTGCTGGAACTGGTGGGGCTGGAGAAATTCGCCAAGCACCGCCCCCGCGAGGTGTCCGGCGGCATGGCGCAGCGCGCCTCCCTGGCAAGGGCACTGGCCCGGAATCCCGGCGTCCTGCTGCTTGATGAACCCTTCGGGGCCCTGGATGCCCTCACCCGGATCAAGATGCAGGACTTGCTCCTGGACATCCACCGGGCAGAGCCCACCACCGTCCTGCTGGTCACCCACGACGTGGATGAAGCCCTGCAGCTCGCAGACCGAATCATCGTCCTCGGCCCCGACTCCGCCGGGCAGGGTGCAACCATCGTCAGGACCGTCCAGGTGCCCGGCAGCCGGCCACGTGAACGCGCCTCAGCCGAACTCGCCCTCATGCGCAGCTCACTCCTGGAAACGCTGGGCGTCGACGGGCACTGA
- a CDS encoding DUF503 domain-containing protein, whose translation MWIGWIEFDILLGDVHSLKEKRSVVRPLVAELKRRFEISVAEVGDHSQYRRTQLGAGLVAADRAHLVEVLSAVERFVAGRPEIELLSVRQRELHSED comes from the coding sequence ATGTGGATCGGCTGGATCGAATTCGACATCCTCCTTGGCGACGTGCACAGCCTGAAGGAGAAACGTTCCGTGGTCCGGCCGCTCGTGGCCGAACTCAAGCGGCGTTTCGAAATTTCAGTGGCCGAGGTGGGGGACCACAGCCAGTACCGGCGCACGCAGCTTGGTGCGGGGCTTGTGGCAGCCGACCGCGCGCACCTCGTGGAGGTGCTGTCCGCCGTCGAACGCTTCGTGGCGGGCCGCCCGGAGATTGAGCTGCTCAGCGTCCGCCAGCGGGAACTGCACAGCGAGGACTGA
- a CDS encoding CoA-binding protein yields MGHTNDPAVIERLMRTKGRWAIVGLSTNEWRAAYDVSLFIRDRLGKEIIPVNLPGDAVHGETGYRTLGDIPAEKRPIDVVDCFVNSQKVGSVVDQAIAAGAKAVWLQLGVIDEAAAERAKAAGLDVVMNACPAQLAWKYSL; encoded by the coding sequence ATGGGCCACACGAACGATCCTGCAGTCATCGAACGCCTCATGCGAACCAAGGGGCGTTGGGCCATCGTTGGCCTGAGTACCAATGAGTGGCGGGCCGCCTATGATGTGTCGCTGTTCATTCGCGACAGGCTGGGCAAGGAAATCATCCCGGTGAACCTGCCCGGCGACGCTGTCCACGGCGAAACCGGGTACCGCACCCTCGGTGACATTCCGGCGGAAAAGCGGCCCATCGACGTCGTGGATTGCTTCGTGAACTCACAGAAGGTGGGCAGCGTGGTGGACCAGGCTATTGCCGCGGGGGCGAAAGCTGTTTGGCTCCAGCTGGGGGTTATCGACGAGGCAGCGGCGGAGCGCGCCAAGGCCGCGGGGCTGGACGTTGTCATGAATGCCTGCCCCGCACAGCTCGCGTGGAAGTACAGCCTCTAA